CATCATTCGGGTCTGAATCGGCAACTCAGCTCCTACCTGGTCGAAGATAGCACCGAACTTAGGGATAATATTTGTGACTAGGAAGGTGACTGCGCCGATAGCCACCACGGTGATTACGCCGGGATAGATGAGGGCACTACGCAGCTTGCCCTTGATCTCGGCGTCCTTCTCGACCTGGCCGGCTAGCCGTTCCATGATCTGGTCTAGAATTCCGCCCTCTTCACCGGCTCGAATCATATTGGTATAGACCCCAGAGAACACCTTCGGGTGGTTAGCTAGAGCTTCAGAGAGCTGGATGCCACCTTCGACTTTAGCGGTAACGTCATCGAGGATACTGCGTAATGCCGGTGAGTCGGTCTGGTCACGCATAGTGGAAAGTGATTTCACCATCGGGACACCGGCATTAATCATAGTGGCGAACTGACGGGTGAAGATAACTAGGTCGTTAGCCTTCACCTTCTTCTGTCCCGGCAGAGCGATGGTGATGTCTTTGAGCGACTTCTTGGCCTCAGTCACCGATAACGGTCGTAGCTCTCGAGCTTGGAGCGCACTTAAGGCTGCCGCTTTAGTATCGGCCTCTACGCTACCTCTTTGGATTTGGCCATCGCTAGCCTGGGCGGTGTAGGTGTACTGGGGCATATCTACTCTCTAGTTACTCTTAGTATCTCTTCGATTGTGGTGGCACCTTCGAGGCATTTAAGGAAACCATCGAGCTGCATAGTAATCATGCCGTCTTCGATAGCTTGGAGCTGGATGTCGTCACTGGTGGCGTTGGAAACGATCAACTTAGAGATCGCCTCATTCACTTCTAGTACTTCATAAATTCCTAGTCGTCCCCGGTAGCCGATGCCGCCGCATTCGTCGCAGCCCTCGCCCGGCTTGTAGATATTAAGGTGCTCAATATCTAGCTCATCGGGCAGGGAGGCAGCTTCATGCTTGGCTGGCGCCTTACTACGTTTGAGCTGTTCGTTACGTTTACGTAGGTTTTCGTTGATGTGAGGTAGAGCAAGATCGATCTTAAAGTCGGTCTTAAGATGGGTCAGCTCGTCTCCGCTGGGGTGGTATTCCTGGCGGCAGTTGCGGCAGAGGCGGCGAACTAGGCGTTGGCCCACTACAACCCGTACGGTAGAGGCGATCAGGAAGGGCTCTGCTCCCATGTCGAGTAGACGCGGCAGGGTGGTCGCAGCGTTGTTAGTGTGTAGGGTTGAGAGAACGAGGTGACCGGTCAGGGCGGCCTGAATGGCAAGGTTAGAGGTCTCACCATCTCGAATCTCCCCGACCATGATGATGTTCGGATCCTGGCGTAGTAAGGCCCGTAGCCCGCTGGCGAACGTCATACCGGCCTTGGGGTTGACCTGGGTTTGGTTAACTCCCTGCATACGGTATTCGACCGGATCCTCGATAGTGGAGATGTTTACTTTAGGTGAGTTTAGCGTGCTCAAGGTCGAGTACAAGGTGGTCGATTTACCGGCTCCGGTCGGACCGGTAACTAGAATCATGCCATGGGGTTGGCGCATGGCCCGCTCCATCCGTTCCAGGGCGGTGGCGTTAAAGCCAAGTTCTTCTAGCGTTAGTGCGCGAGAGGTTTCGTCGAGCAAGCGCATTACTACTTTCTCGCCATCCATAATCGGCAGGGTCGACACCCGCAGGGCTACGGTGCCGGCCGGAGAGTGGATCTTAAACCGGCCGTCCTGGGACTTGCGGTGCTCGTCGATTTTGAGATTGGCCATGATCTTAATTCGGGAGACTAAAGCTAGCATTAAGTTGCGAGGTAGGGTGTTGGCTTCACGTAGGACGCCATCGACCCGATAGCGGATCTGCACTAGCTGTTCGCGTGGCTCGATGTGGATATCAGAGGCACCTTCCTTGATAGCGTATTCGATGAGCAGGTTAACGGTCTTGGCGATCGGTGAGTCCTCAGCTACCTCGTCGGCGCTGACCTCTTCCGTGTTCTCACCGTCGGTCTCGGGTATTACCTTGGTAATCTCGCTGTCTAAATTGCCTTTATACTGATCCAGAATCTTATTGACATCGCCGTCGGTCGCGAGATAGATAGTGACGTTCTTTCCTAGCAACTTCTCCAGAGCGTCGACGGCCGGCAGGTCGCCGGGATCTGACATGGCGATTTTGCTGTGACCGTCCTTATCCATCTCAAACAGGACGGCTCGGTAACGGCGAGCGATGTGCTCGGGGATGAGGCCGAGGACTTGCGGTTCAATCTTCTCATTAGACAGCTCGATAAATTCGGCACCGATACTCTTTGCGTACAGTCGGGCCAGCTCTTTTGCGCTGATCAGCTTCCGTTCGAGTACCAATTCTTGGAGTGGCTTTTTCTGTTTTTTAGCCTCTTCGGTTAGCTCGGTCAGGGTTTTAGCCTCTACCGTATCCTTAAGTAAGCCCTGAAGAGTGCTGTCGTTTAACTGCATACGACCAGTATACCGTAAGCGGTATTAGAGCCCCAAAATGTTTAAGTTTTGACGTTCGCTTTTTGTACGCTATAATAATAAAAAGATGCAAATATAATAGGAGCAATCATGGCAGATAAACCAACAACCCCGAAGGCTAAACCGGTCGCTAAAGACGGTCGACACCAGGCACTCGATCTCGCCGTATCTCAAATCGAACAGCAGTTTGGTAGTGGTTCGATTATGAAACTGGGCGATAAATATAACATCGATGTCGAAACTATTTCAACTGGTAGTTTGAGTCTTGATATCGCTTTAGGTGGAGGTATTCCTAAAGGCCGTATCGTTGAGATTTACGGTCCGGAAGCAAGTGGAAAGACCACTCTAGCTCTGCATACCATCGCTGAAGTCCAGAAAAACGGTGGTACGGTCGCTTTTGTCGATGCCGAGCACGCGCTCGACCCGGAGTATTCGAAGAAGATCGGTGTGCAGCTCGATTCACTCTTAATCTCCCAGCCTGATACCGGTGAACAAGCCCTAGAGATTACCGAGACACTGGTTCGCTCCAGTGCCGTCGATGTCGTCGTCGTCGACTCAGTCGCTGCGCTCGTCCCACGGGCGGAAATAGAGGGCGAGATGGGCGACGCTCACGTCGGCTTGCAGGCTAGGTTGATGAGCCAGGCTCTGCGTAAGCTGACCGGTGCAGTCTCGAAATCTAAAACGACCGTTATCTTCATCAACCAGTTGCGCATGAAGATCGGCGTTATGTTTGGCAATCCGGAAACCACTTCCGGTGGCCAGGCCTTAAAATATTATGCTTCGGTCCGGATCGAGGTCCGTCGTACTCAAGCTATTAAGCAGGGAGAAGAGACAGTCGGTAACCACGTTAAAGCCAAGATCGTGAAGAATAAAGTCGCCCCACCTTTCAAGATCGCCGAGTTCGACATCATGTACAACGAGGGTATCTCCACTTCCGGCGACTTGATAGATCTAGCCGTGAAGCACGAACTAGTGCGTAAGGCAGGGGCATGGTACGAACATGATGGCGAGAAAATCGGCCAGGGCCGGGAGGCGGCTAAACAGTATCTGCGGGAAAATCCACAGGTAGCTAAGAAGCTCGACGCCGCTATTCGTAAAGAAACTTTTGGCAAATAGCCGTTGCTTACTTTTAGCCGGGTCAGGGGCATAGTTTACAGCACATGAAGATCACCGCCATCAAACAACAGCAGAAACGACCCGATCGTTATTCGATCTATGTTGACGGACGGTTTGCTTTTGGGCTGAGCGAGAATGATATATTGCGGCTGGGCTTACGTCGAGAACAAGAAGTCACTACTGTGGAACTAGCCGAGTTCCAGGTATCTGCGACAGTCGGCAAAGCCTATGAACGAGCGCTAAGCTACCTCGGCATCCGACCGCGAAGCGAGAAGGAAGTCCGGGACTATCTCTGGCGGAAGGAGTATGAGGCAGCGGTCATTAATCAAGTGATAACCAAATTGCAGACTCTAGAGCTATTGAACGATACACAGTTTGCCCGGGAATGGATAAGTTGGCGCCAGAGTGGCCGACCGCGCAGCCGGCGTAAGCTGCAACAGGAGCTAGTTCAAAAGGGAGTAGCTCGGGAGGTTATCGAGGCGGTACTCGCTGATATTGATGATGAGACAGAGCTCGCTCAACTTAAGGAACTTATTCTTCGTCACGCGCACCGCTACGACACCCAAGAGAAGCTAATGGCTTATCTTGCTCGACAGGGTTATGGCTATGGTGTAATCAAACAAGCATTGCAGGAACACGAAGAAG
Above is a genomic segment from Candidatus Saccharimonadales bacterium containing:
- a CDS encoding ATPase, T2SS/T4P/T4SS family, with protein sequence MQLNDSTLQGLLKDTVEAKTLTELTEEAKKQKKPLQELVLERKLISAKELARLYAKSIGAEFIELSNEKIEPQVLGLIPEHIARRYRAVLFEMDKDGHSKIAMSDPGDLPAVDALEKLLGKNVTIYLATDGDVNKILDQYKGNLDSEITKVIPETDGENTEEVSADEVAEDSPIAKTVNLLIEYAIKEGASDIHIEPREQLVQIRYRVDGVLREANTLPRNLMLALVSRIKIMANLKIDEHRKSQDGRFKIHSPAGTVALRVSTLPIMDGEKVVMRLLDETSRALTLEELGFNATALERMERAMRQPHGMILVTGPTGAGKSTTLYSTLSTLNSPKVNISTIEDPVEYRMQGVNQTQVNPKAGMTFASGLRALLRQDPNIIMVGEIRDGETSNLAIQAALTGHLVLSTLHTNNAATTLPRLLDMGAEPFLIASTVRVVVGQRLVRRLCRNCRQEYHPSGDELTHLKTDFKIDLALPHINENLRKRNEQLKRSKAPAKHEAASLPDELDIEHLNIYKPGEGCDECGGIGYRGRLGIYEVLEVNEAISKLIVSNATSDDIQLQAIEDGMITMQLDGFLKCLEGATTIEEILRVTRE
- the recA gene encoding recombinase RecA codes for the protein MADKPTTPKAKPVAKDGRHQALDLAVSQIEQQFGSGSIMKLGDKYNIDVETISTGSLSLDIALGGGIPKGRIVEIYGPEASGKTTLALHTIAEVQKNGGTVAFVDAEHALDPEYSKKIGVQLDSLLISQPDTGEQALEITETLVRSSAVDVVVVDSVAALVPRAEIEGEMGDAHVGLQARLMSQALRKLTGAVSKSKTTVIFINQLRMKIGVMFGNPETTSGGQALKYYASVRIEVRRTQAIKQGEETVGNHVKAKIVKNKVAPPFKIAEFDIMYNEGISTSGDLIDLAVKHELVRKAGAWYEHDGEKIGQGREAAKQYLRENPQVAKKLDAAIRKETFGK
- a CDS encoding type II secretion system F family protein, coding for MPQYTYTAQASDGQIQRGSVEADTKAAALSALQARELRPLSVTEAKKSLKDITIALPGQKKVKANDLVIFTRQFATMINAGVPMVKSLSTMRDQTDSPALRSILDDVTAKVEGGIQLSEALANHPKVFSGVYTNMIRAGEEGGILDQIMERLAGQVEKDAEIKGKLRSALIYPGVITVVAIGAVTFLVTNIIPKFGAIFDQVGAELPIQTRMMLGLSDFLINYGLLLLGAIVLTAIATLRFVKTERGRFIFDSLLLKAPIFGPVLLKINVARFSNTFSSLTSAGVSVVKSLEVTSGALSNTVIKRGISESVEKITNGQPISKSLSETNIFPAIVTQMTAVGEETGQIDTVLEKVAEFYSKEVDRTIEGISSIIEPVLIVGLGGVVGLIVASIFGPLAELTQIM
- a CDS encoding RecX family transcriptional regulator, which encodes MKITAIKQQQKRPDRYSIYVDGRFAFGLSENDILRLGLRREQEVTTVELAEFQVSATVGKAYERALSYLGIRPRSEKEVRDYLWRKEYEAAVINQVITKLQTLELLNDTQFAREWISWRQSGRPRSRRKLQQELVQKGVAREVIEAVLADIDDETELAQLKELILRHAHRYDTQEKLMAYLARQGYGYGVIKQALQEHEEGV